The following are encoded together in the Cryptococcus neoformans var. neoformans JEC21 chromosome 9 sequence genome:
- a CDS encoding phosphoribosylformylglycinamidine synthase, putative, which produces MLVLPGSSAITSSRRATLLKLFQSVIPSITSVDAVHLHFVNPTSDEAESLLADTQSAERDILNALLAYGDNEQLNSTKAFVDAGMKGDVFALYVLPRVGTISPWSSKATDIAKLCRLAGHVSRLERGALYLFTSSESISLLEMRHHLHFIHDRMTQLIHTALPPSAAVFPPTPPNPSALISVPILGAENPHAVLGEANARLGLALSETEIPYLVESFLAAGRNPTDAELFMFAQVNSEHCRHKIFNAKWTIDGHDQENSLFGMIRNTEKAVHSKGTLSAYEDNAAVMEGYEAPRFAVGGKGDGCYTSQIEKNPILIKVETHNHPTAVSPYPGAATGSGGEIRDEGATGRGSHPKAGLAGYTTSDLLIPDFIQPWESDIGRPAHIASALDIMIEAPLGAASFNNEFGRPALGGYWRTWLMAVKDAEGKEEWRGYHKPIMIAGGLGNVRPQFARKDKITPGSKVIVLGGPGMLIGLGGGAASSMASGASSADLDFASVQRENPEMERRCQQVIDACISRGDGAGNPIESIHDVGAGGLSNALPELVHDSGLGAVFEIRDVLVDDPSMSPMEIWCNESQERYVLAVATENLAAFEEIARRERCPFSVVGTATEEERLVVTDRLLGDNVIDISMSILFGKPPRMHREAQTIHPKRDAFDSSLFTYLPAYAGAPKTSLMAESINRVLRLPSVGSKSFLITIGDRTITGLVTRDQMVGPWQVPVADVAVTRSSYGFDVVVGEAMSMGERTPLALLNAGASARMAIAESLTNLAASSVADISQIKLSANWMSAANHSGEGSKLYEAVQAIGMDLCPKLGVGIPVGKDSMSMSMKWPGEKGEQKQVTAPLSLIVTAFAPVDNVEKTWTPVLRTDKGETVLVFIDLARGKQRLGGSAIAQVFKQLGADAPDVEEAADIRAFFHAVQALKKAETVLAYHDRSDGGLLTTLVEMAFAGRSGIEVTVDAISSSGDAVAALFNEELGAVMQVKVDELSAFSDAFVKAGFPTQHIHVIGKVLGRENQSVSIIHKSDAIYTGTRGQLQQLWAETSYKIQAMRDEPTGAKEEFDAILDDEDQGLIYNVPFKYLPDVTDANRLASPPKVAILREQGVNGHIEMAWSFHAAGFEAIDVHMSDIISSKVSLSSFAGIAACGGFSYGDVLGAGNGWAKSVLLNPTARKEFEQFFQREDTFALGVCNGCQFFAQLKEIIPGAEHWPIFKANRSERFEGRVVNVKVSPEAAKSNIFFSDMADAIVPIAVAHGEGRPSFVTGSLAGLNENNLIPLRYVDGNGTIATTYPKNPNGGPEGIAAVSTLNGRVLAVMPHPERVVTRESFSWFPEEMGKTWEGKGPWFRLFQNAYKFATEGKQ; this is translated from the coding sequence ATGCTCGTCCTCCCCGGATCTTCTGCGatcacttcttctcgaaGAGCTACCCTCCTCAAGCTTTTCCAGTCGGTCATCCCCTCTATCACTTCCGTCGATGCGGTGCATCTCCACTTTGTCAACCCTACTTCTGACGAAGCCGAGTCACTCCTTGCCGATACCCAGTCTGCTGAGCGAGATATCCTCAACGCCCTACTCGCTTATGGCGACAACGAGCAGCTCAACTCTACGAAGGCATTTGTTGATGCTGGCATGAAGGGTGACGTGTTTGCGCTTTACGTGCTCCCTCGTGTCGGCACCATTTCCCCTTGGTCTTCTAAGGCCACCGACATCGCCAAACTCTGTCGTCTTGCTGGCCACGTCTCCCGTCTTGAGCGTGGTGCGCTCTATCTCTTCACTTCAAGTGAGAGTATTAGCCTTCTGGAAATGCGACACCACTTGCACTTTATCCATGATCGTATGACTCAGCTCATCCACACTGCTTTGCCACCTTCTGCCGCCGTCTTCCCTCCTACACCGCCTAACCCTTCCGCTCTTATCTCCGTGCCTATTCTCGGTGCTGAAAACCCGCATGCCGTTCTCGGTGAGGCCAATGCTCGACTGGGTCTCGCCCTCTCTGAGACTGAAATCCCTTACCTTGTCGAGTCTTTCCTGGCCGCCGGTCGTAACCCCACCGACGCTGAGCTCTTCATGTTCGCTCAAGTCAATTCTGAGCACTGTCGACACAAGATCTTTAACGCCAAATGGACCATTGACGGTCACGATCAGGAGAACAGCTTGTTTGGTATGATTCGAAACACCGAAAAGGCTGTCCACTCCAAGGGTACTCTATCTGCCTACGAAGACAACGCCGCTGTCATGGAGGGTTACGAGGCTCCTCGATTCGCTGTCGGAGGCAAGGGCGATGGATGCTACACTTCTCAAATTGAGAAGAACCCTATCCTCATCAAGGTCGAGACCCACAACCACCCCACTGCCGTATCTCCTTACCCTGGTGCCGCCACCGGTTCAGGTGGTGAGATCCGTGACGAAGGTGCCACTGGACGGGGCTCACACCCCAAGGCCGGTCTTGCCGGTTACACCACTTCGGACTTGCTCATTCCCGACTTCATTCAGCCTTGGGAGTCTGACATTGGCAGGCCCGCCCACATTGCTTCCGCCCTTGACATTATGATTGAAGCTCCTCTCGGTGCCGCTTCCTTCAACAACGAGTTTGGTCGCCCCGCACTTGGTGGTTATTGGCGTACTTGGCTCATGGCTGTCAAGGACGCtgaaggcaaggaggaATGGAGGGGTTACCACAAGCCTATTATGATCGCTGGCGGTTTGGGTAATGTCCGGCCTCAGTTTGCCCGCAAGGACAAGATTACTCCCGGGTCCAAGGTCATCGTTCTCGGTGGCCCTGGTATGCTCATCGGTCTCGGTGGTGGTgccgcctcttccatgGCTTCCGGTGCTTCTTCCGCCGACCTCGACTTTGCCTCAGTTCAGCGAGAAAACCCCGAGATGGAGCGACGATGCCAGCAAGTCATTGATGCCTGTATCTCTCGAGGCGATGGTGCCGGTAACCCTATCGAGTCCATCCACGACGTTGGTGCTGGTGGTCTTTCCAACGCTTTGCCCGAGTTGGTGCACGATTCTGGTTTGGGTGCCGTTTTTGAGATCCGAGATGTCCTCGTTGACGACCCCTCCATGTCCCCCATGGAGATTTGGTGTAACGAGTCACAAGAGCGATACGTTCTTGCCGTCGCCACCGAGAACCTTGCCGCTTTCGAGGAGATTGCTAGGCGAGAGCGATGCCCCTTCTCCGTTGTCGGTACCGCCACCGAGGAAGAGCGTCTCGTTGTCACCGACCGACTTTTGGGTGATAACGTCATTGACATTTCCATGTCAATCCTCTTTGGCAAGCCTCCTAGGATGCATCGAGAGGCCCAGACCATCCACCCCAAGCGAGATGCTTTTgactcttccctctttaCCTACCTTCCCGCCTACGCTGGTGCTCCCAAAACATCCCTCATGGCAGAGTCTATTAACCGTGTTCTCCGCTTGCCTTCTGTCGGTTCCAAGTCTTTCCTGATCACCATTGGTGACCGAACTATTACCGGTTTGGTGACTCGAGATCAGATGGTAGGTCCTTGGCAAGTTCCCGTTGCCGATGTCGCTGTCACCCGATCTTCTTATGGTTTCGATGTCGTCGTCGGTGAGGCTATGTCCATGGGTGAACGAACtcctctcgctcttctcAACGCTGGTGCTTCCGCCCGTATGGCCATCGCCGAATCTCTTACCAACCTTGCCGCTTCCTCCGTTGCCGACATCTCCCAGATCAAGCTTTCCGCCAACTGGATGTCGGCCGCCAACCACTCTGGCGAAGGCTCCAAGCTCTACGAGGCTGTCCAGGCCATCGGTATGGACCTCTGTCCTAAATTAGGTGTTGGTATTCCCGTCGGTAAAGATTCTATGTCCATGTCTATGAAGTGGCCCGGAGAGAAGGGCGAACAGAAGCAGGTCACCGCACCTTTGTCTTTGATCGTCACTGCCTTCGCCCCCGTTGACAACGTTGAGAAGACTTGGACTCCTGTTCTCAGGACTGACAAGGGTGAGACTGTCCTTGTGTTCATTGACCTCGCCAGGGGTAAGCAGAGACTTGGTGGTTCTGCTATTGCTCAGGTGTTCAAGCAATTGGGTGCCGATGCTCCCGATGTTGAGGAGGCTGCCGATATTCGTGCATTCTTCCACGCCGTCCaggctttgaagaaggctgaaACTGTCCTTGCCTACCACGACCGATCCGACGGTGGTTTGCTCACCACTCTTGTTGAGATGGCCTTTGCTGGCAGATCTGGTATTGAGGTGACCGTTGATGCTATCAGCTCTTCAGGCGACGCCGTTGCCGCCTTGTTCAACGAAGAGCTTGGTGCCGTCATGCAAGTCAAGGTCGACGAACTCTCCGCCTTTAGCGACGCTTTTGTCAAGGCTGGTTTCCCCACTCAGCACATCCACGTCATCGGCAAGGTCCTCGGTCGAGAGAACCAGTCAgtctccatcatccacaagTCCGACGCAATCTACACTGGTACTCGAGGCCAGTTGCAGCAGCTCTGGGCTGAGACCTCTTACAAGATTCAGGCCATGCGTGATGAACCTACTGGTGCCAAAGAAGAGTTTGACGCTATTcttgacgatgaggacCAGGGTTTAATCTACAACGTCCCCTTCAAGTATCTTCCCGACGTCACTGACGCCAACCGACTTGCTTCCCCTCCCAAGGTTGCTATTCTTCGTGAGCAAGGTGTTAATGGTCACATTGAAATGGCTTGGTCTTTCCACGCCGCTGGTTTCGAGGCTATCGACGTTCACATGTCTgacatcatctcttccaaggtctcactctcttcctttgccGGTATCGCCGCTTGTGGTGGTTTCTCCTACGGTGACGTTCTCGGAGCCGGTAACGGCTGGGCCAAGTCTGTCTTGCTCAACCCTACCGCCCGAAAGGAGTTCGAACAGTTCTTCCAGAGGGAAGACACTTTCGCCTTGGGTGTATGTAACGGCTGTCAATTCTTTGCTCAGTTGAAGGAGATTATCCCAGGTGCTGAGCATTGGCCCATCTTCAAGGCTAACCGCTCCGAGCGATTCGAAGGCCGTGTCGTCAACGTCAAGGTCTCCCCCGAAGCTGCCAAATCTaacatcttcttcagcgACATGGCCGACGCCATCGTTCCTATAGCTGTCGCTCACGGTGAAGGCCGTCCATCCTTCGTCACTGGTTCCCTCGCCGGGCTCAACGAAAACAACCTCATTCCTCTCCGATATGTTGACGGTAACGGCACTATTGCCACTACCTATCCCAAGAACCCCAACGGTGGTCCCGAAGGTATCGCTGCTGTCAGCACACTCAATGGTAGGGTGTTGGCTGTCATGCCCCACCCCGAACGAGTGGTCACCAGGGAAAGCTTCTCTTGGTTCCCTGAAGAGATGGGCAAAACTTGGGAGGGCAAGGGTCCTTGGTTCAGACTGTTCCAGAACGCCTACAAGTTTGCGACTGAGGGAAAGCAATAG
- a CDS encoding vesicle budding-related protein, putative: MSAQASKPVPVETQHEDMIHDAQLDYYGKRLATCSSDRTIRIFNVIKGEAKGEPVILKGHTAAVWQVSWAHPSFGSILASCSYDGRVFIWKEVGQGQGKGSGGELQDGWERIKEHTLHTASVNSIAWAPYDLGPILACASSDGKVSVLSFQNDGSIEVNIFPAHGTGANAISWAPSVLSTVSGVSRSQQPSNSLAPQKRFVTAGSDNLIRIWGFDEEQKKWTEEETIKGHEDWVRDVAWAPNIGLPGMYIASASQDRTVLIHSRPSPSSSWTSAPLLPSLPQSQDPHFPDAVWRVSWSLAGNVLAVSCGDGKVSLWKEGVGKGWECVSDFSS, translated from the exons ATG TCCGCTCAAGCATCAAAACCCGTTCCTGTGGAGACTCAGCATGAGGACATGATC CACGATGCACAGCTTGACTATTATGGAAAGCGACTTGCCACATGCTCCTCTGACAGGACTATCCGAATTTTTAACGTTATCAAGGGAGAAGCAAAGGGTGAACCTGTGATCCTTAAAGG GCACACCGCCGCCGTCTGGCAAGTCTCATGGGCCCACCCTTCCTTCGGGTCAATACTTGCATCTTGTTCTTACGACGGGAGGGTTTTCATCTGGAAGGAAGTTGGACAGGGGCAAGGCAAGGGAAGCGGTGGAGAGCTGCAAGACGGCTGGGAGAGAATCAAGGAACACACATTGCATACCGCGAGCG TAAACTCGATCGCTTGGGCTCCTTATGACTTGGGACCAATTCTTGCTTGTGCTTCTAGCGATGGCAAGGTCTCCGTTCTCAGCTTCCAAA ACGATGGATCTATAGAGGTCAACATCTTCCCTGCCCACGGCACCGGTGCCAACGCCATCTCCTGGGCTCCCAGCGTCCTCTCTACCGTTTCAGGCGTAAGCCGCTCCCAACAGCCATCCAACTCTCTCGCTCCTCAAAAGCGATTTGTTACCGCCGGCTCTGACAACCTCATCCGAATCTGGGgatttgatgaagagcagAAAAAATGGACCGAAGAGGAGACCATCAAGGGTCACGAAGACTGGGTCAGGGATGTCGCTTGGGCGCCGAACATTGGTTTGCCGGGGATGTACATCGCGTCTGCTTCTCAG GACCGAACCGTGCTTATCCACTCCCGCCCatccccctcctcttcctggaCATCcgctcctctcctccccagCCTTCCCCAATCTCAGGACCCTCATTTCCCCGATGCCGTCTGGCGTGTTAGCTGGTCACTCGCCGGAAACGTTCTCGCCGTCAGCTGCGGTGATGGTAAGGTCAGCTTgtggaaggaaggtgtTGGAAAGGGATGGGAGTGCGTCAGTGATTTCTCGAGCTAG
- a CDS encoding O-methyltransferase, putative, with the protein MIPRRFPALPQKVYRPFESFDHYIPLFSRIHSSTGRQFQRASAQQTDETPTSWPANKQKLDMPSDSKKGEINPGPSAGDVDKYLNSKILSPSFGGDPIFKRISARAQQAGLPNIAVSAQQGQLLTILALSIRAERILEVGTLAGYSTACLVKALPNHGQIDTLEVKPEHAKVAQENFIDADLYPFPKIHVGPAIETLKRMETPDEGPYDLVFIDADKSTTLEYFLESMRLLRKGGLIIVDNAVRSGRIASPEEDSNPDVAGMRKLYDWVHGDDGRSVLMNVTQTVGDKFWDGFAIAIKLN; encoded by the exons ATGATCCCCAGAAGATTCCCAGCACTTCCCCAGAAGGTTTACAGACCATTTGAAAGCTTTGACCATTAcatccctctcttctcaagaATCCATTCTAGTACTGGTCGACAGTTCCAAAGGGCATCTGCGCAACAAACCGACGAAACTCCAACTTCCTGGCCAGCCAACAAGCAGAAGCTCGATATGCCTTCTGATAGCAAAAAAGGGGAAATCAATC CAGGACCAAGTGCCGGCGATGTGGATAAGTATCTCAACTCAAAAATCCTTTCCCCATCTTTTGGGGGCGACCCCATATTCAAGCGTATTTCAGCACGGGCACAACAGGCCGGTCTACCAAACATCGCTGTCTCCGCGCAGCAAGGGCAGCTCCTCACGATTCTTGCCCTCTCCATCCGTGCTGAACGAATTTTGGAAGTCGGTACGCTAGCCGGGTACTCTACCGCCTGCCTCGTCAAAGCTTTGCCCAACCATGGACAAATCGACACCCTTGAAGTCAAACCCGAACACGCTAAGGTCGCTCAGGAGAATTTCATTGACGCAGATTTGTATCCGTTCCCTAAGATCCATGTGGGACCGGCGATTGAGACtctgaagaggatggagactCCAGATGAAGGGCCTTATGATTTGGTATTCATCGATGCTGATAAGAGCACAACCCTCGAATATTTCCTGGAGAGTATGCGGCTCTTGAGAAAGGGGGGGTTGATCATTGTTGACAACGCTGTCAGGAGTGGAAG AATCGCCAGCCCGGAAGAAGACAGCAACCCAGATGTTGCAGGTATGCGAAAGCTGTACGACTGGGTTCatggggatgatggaagatctGTCTTGATGAATGTGACCCAAACAGTGGGAGACAAGTTCTGGGA TGGGTTTGCAATTGCTATTAAGCTCAACTAG
- a CDS encoding actin binding protein, putative, which translates to MDPSLPLVVDNGTGFVKCGWAGSNFPDYVFPSIVGRPILRAEERLGTSQLKDIMIGDEAAENRSYLQVTHPMEHGVVKNWEDMRHLWDYTFNEKMHMDPRGKKILLTEPPMNPKANRQKMCEVMFEEYGFGGVYVAIQAVLTLYAQGLQTGVVVDSGDGVTHIVPVYDGFALPHLTRRLDVAGRDVTRYLIKLLLMRGYAFERTADFETVRGIKEALCFTSYDLEMDKKLAEETTVMVENYTLPDGRVIKVGSERYEAPECMFQPHLVDVEQPGVAELLFNTIQQAAVDTRTELYKHIVLSGGSSMYPGFPSRLEKEMKQLYLTRVLGNDTSRLKHFKIRIEDPPRRKHMVFLGGAVLADIMKDKDAFWVTKEEWEEQGIRALDKLGRGD; encoded by the exons ATGGACCCCTCACTCCCCCTTGTAGTTGATAACGGTACAGGT TTCGTCAAATGTGGCTGGGCTGGAAGTAACTTCCCCGACTATG TCTTCCCATCTATCGTTGGCCGCCCCATCCTTCGAGCCGAGGAGCGTCTCGGTACTTCTCAACTGAAAGATATCATGATTGGTGACGAGGCTGCAGAGAATCGGTCTTACCTCCAAGTCACTCACCCTATGGAGCACGGTGTCGTTAAGAACTGGGAAGACATGCGACATCTTTGGGATTACACGTTCAATGAGAAGATGCATATGGACCCTCGAGGCAAGAAGATCTTGTTGACGGAGCCTCCAATGAACCCCAAGGCGAACAGGCAAAAGATGTGTGAGGTAATGTTTGAGGAGTATGGGTTTGGAGGTGTTTACGTTGCCATCCAGGCCGTCTTGACTTTGTATGCTCAGG GTTTACAAACaggtgttgttgttgactcTGGTGACGGTGTGACCCATATTGTGCCCGTGTACGACGGTTTCGCCCTACCACATTTGACGCGCCGTCTCGACGTGGCAGGTCGGGATGTGACTCGATATCTGATCAAGCTTTTGCTTATGCGAGGATACGCATTTGAGCGTACAGCAGACTTTGAGACTGTTAGAGGTATCAAGGAGGCTTTATGCTTTACGAGTTATGATCTGGAAATGGACAAGAAGTTGGCCGAGGAAACGACTGTCATGGTAGAGAACTATACC CTCCCTGACGGAAGAGTAATCAAAGTTGGTTCAGAGAGGTATGAAGCTCCGGAATGTATGTTCCAGCCTCATCTTGTGGATGTCGAGCAACCTGGCGTGGCTG AGCTCCTCTTTAACACCATCCAACAAGCGGCTGTCGACACACGTACAGAACTTTACAAGCACATTGTACTTTCTGGTGGCTCATCCATGTACCCGGGTTTCCCCTCGCGTCTCgaaaaagagatgaagCAATTGTACTTGACACGGGTGTTGGGTAATGACACTTCTCGTCTAAAG CACTTTAAGATCCGAATTGAAGATCCTCCTCGACGAAAACACATGGTGTTCCTGGGTGGTGCAGTGCTTGCCGATATTatgaaggacaaggacgCGTTCTGGGTAACCAAAgaggagtgggaagagcaaggaatCCGGGCATTGGACAAGCTCGGCCGTGGGGATTGA
- a CDS encoding actin binding protein, putative, which translates to MAIFPSIVGRPILRAEERLGTSQLKDIMIGDEAAENRSYLQVTHPMEHGVVKNWEDMRHLWDYTFNEKMHMDPRGKKILLTEPPMNPKANRQKMCEVMFEEYGFGGVYVAIQAVLTLYAQGLQTGVVVDSGDGVTHIVPVYDGFALPHLTRRLDVAGRDVTRYLIKLLLMRGYAFERTADFETVRGIKEALCFTSYDLEMDKKLAEETTVMVENYTLPDGRVIKVGSERYEAPECMFQPHLVDVEQPGVAELLFNTIQQAAVDTRTELYKHIVLSGGSSMYPGFPSRLEKEMKQLYLTRVLGNDTSRLKHFKIRIEDPPRRKHMVFLGGAVLADIMKDKDAFWVTKEEWEEQGIRALDKLGRGD; encoded by the exons ATGGCAA TCTTCCCATCTATCGTTGGCCGCCCCATCCTTCGAGCCGAGGAGCGTCTCGGTACTTCTCAACTGAAAGATATCATGATTGGTGACGAGGCTGCAGAGAATCGGTCTTACCTCCAAGTCACTCACCCTATGGAGCACGGTGTCGTTAAGAACTGGGAAGACATGCGACATCTTTGGGATTACACGTTCAATGAGAAGATGCATATGGACCCTCGAGGCAAGAAGATCTTGTTGACGGAGCCTCCAATGAACCCCAAGGCGAACAGGCAAAAGATGTGTGAGGTAATGTTTGAGGAGTATGGGTTTGGAGGTGTTTACGTTGCCATCCAGGCCGTCTTGACTTTGTATGCTCAGG GTTTACAAACaggtgttgttgttgactcTGGTGACGGTGTGACCCATATTGTGCCCGTGTACGACGGTTTCGCCCTACCACATTTGACGCGCCGTCTCGACGTGGCAGGTCGGGATGTGACTCGATATCTGATCAAGCTTTTGCTTATGCGAGGATACGCATTTGAGCGTACAGCAGACTTTGAGACTGTTAGAGGTATCAAGGAGGCTTTATGCTTTACGAGTTATGATCTGGAAATGGACAAGAAGTTGGCCGAGGAAACGACTGTCATGGTAGAGAACTATACC CTCCCTGACGGAAGAGTAATCAAAGTTGGTTCAGAGAGGTATGAAGCTCCGGAATGTATGTTCCAGCCTCATCTTGTGGATGTCGAGCAACCTGGCGTGGCTG AGCTCCTCTTTAACACCATCCAACAAGCGGCTGTCGACACACGTACAGAACTTTACAAGCACATTGTACTTTCTGGTGGCTCATCCATGTACCCGGGTTTCCCCTCGCGTCTCgaaaaagagatgaagCAATTGTACTTGACACGGGTGTTGGGTAATGACACTTCTCGTCTAAAG CACTTTAAGATCCGAATTGAAGATCCTCCTCGACGAAAACACATGGTGTTCCTGGGTGGTGCAGTGCTTGCCGATATTatgaaggacaaggacgCGTTCTGGGTAACCAAAgaggagtgggaagagcaaggaatCCGGGCATTGGACAAGCTCGGCCGTGGGGATTGA